GTAGATATTTTAGATGCTACCTTAAAAGTATCTCCAAACTTTAATTTAATTCAGTTAACAAAAAACGAATTGTTAAGACAAAAACAAATCTTACAAGCGCAAGCAGCACAACCAAAAACTAACTAAACCTAAACTAAATAAGAGAAAGTGGCAAGCATTATATAATGTTTGTCATTTTTTTATAGTAATAGTACCTTTTAAAAATGCATAAGTTTTAAAATATTCCAAAAAATCTCGAAAAGTTCGTTTTACAATTACGCTCGCATTATAAGTATTTGACACTAGAAGAATAAACGAAAGTATTTTGTCAAACTTTCAGGGTCTAATCCAATGCTTTTTTGCAATTCAGTAACACTGCCATGTTCTATAAAAGTATCAGGGATTCCTAAAATATTAATAGTATTTTTATAGTTGTTAATAACCGCAAACTCTAAAATAACAGACCCAAAACCACCTTTAATACTGTTGTCTTCAACGGTAATAATGGTTTTGTATTCTTTAAATATAGCGTGTAGTAATGTTTCATCTAAAGGTTTAACAAAACGCATATCATAATGTGATACTTCTAAATTTAAAATAGCTTCAGAAACATTTTTGGCAATAGTCCCTATGCTTAAAATAGCGAGGTTATTACCATCTTTAAGTTGAATACCTTTACCAATGTCTATTTTTTCAAAAGGTTGTTTCCAATTAACCGTTACACCAGTACCTCGTGGGTAACGAATGGCAATGGGTTGTTTTAACCCCAATTGCGCAGTATACATGATATTGCGTAACTCCACCTCGTTTCTGGGTGCAAATATGATAAGATTGGGGATGCATCTTAAAAAGGATATATCAAAAACGCCATGATGCGTCGCGCCATCTTCACCAACCAAACCAGCACGGTCTAAACAAAAAATAACGGGTAGTTTTTGTAAAGCCACATCGTGTATTATTTGGTCGTAAGCACGTTGTAAAAACGTGGAGTAAATATTGCAAAAAGGAATTAAACCTTGGGTTGCCATACCTGCAGCAAGTGTTACGGCATGTTGTTCCGCAATACCCACATCAAACGCCCTGTCTGGCATTTCATCCATCATGTATTTAAGCGAACTACCTGTTGGCATTGCTGGCGTAATACCCACAATGTATTTGTTTTGTTTGGCAAGTTCTACAATGGTGTAACCAAAAATATCTTGGTATTTTGTGAATTCCGAAGGTATTTTAGAAATAATATTACCGGTAGATGCATCAAATTTCCCTGGGGCGTGGTATGTAACTTGATCTTCTTCGGCTTGTCTTAAACCTTTTCCTTTGGTGGTAATGACATGTAAAAATTTAGGGCCTTTTACGGACTTTAAGCGTTTTAATTCTGAAATAACTTTGATGATATCATGACCGTCAATAGGTCCAGAATAATCAATATTTAAAGCTTTTATAATGTTGTTTTTTCTATGGATACCTTTTTTAACATTCGTTAAATATTGTTTTAAAGCACCCACACTTGGGTCGATGCCTATGGCGTTATCATTTAAAATGACTAACAAATTGGCATTGGTAACTCCGGCATGATTTAAACCTTCAAAAGCCAGACCACCTGCAATACTGGCGTCGCCAATTACTGCAATATGTTGTTTTTCTAAATCGCCTTTTAATTGGGAAGCAATCGCCATACCCAATGCCGCAGAAATAGAAGTAGAGGCATGTCCAACTCCAAAGGCGTCATAAATACTTTCATCACGTTTTGGGAAACCACTTATACCGCCTATTTGTCGGTTGGTATGAAACAAATCTTTTCTGCCTGTTAAAATTTTATGTCCGTAGGCCTGGTGGCCAACATCCCAAATGAGTTGGTCTTCGGGAGTGTTAAATACATAATGTAGTGCAATGGTTAATTCAACCACGCCCAAACTGGCTCCTAAATGGCCTTCTTTGGTAGCTACAATATTGATGATGAACTCTCGTAATTCTTCGGCAAGTTGTGGTAGGTCTTTCTGGTTTAAAAGACGAAGTTCTTTTGGATTATTAATATGTTTTAAAAAACCAGACATTAGCTTACAAATGTAGTATTTGAAAACGATACGAAAGCAATTTTCATTTTGAAATTGTATTTTTGATTTTTTGATAGTTAATTTATTTCTTATGATAGAACCTTTCGATGACACTTATTTTATGAAGAAAGCACTTCAAGAAGCTGAAATGGCTTTTGAGAAGGGCGAAATACCTGTGGGTGCTGTAGTTGTTATTGATAACCGGGTTATTGCGCGTGGACATAATTTAACAGAAACCTTAACAGATGTAACAGCACATGCTGAAATGCAAGCCATTACTGCTGCGTCAAATTTTTTAGGGGGCAAATATTTAAAAAATTGCACGCTGTATGTAACCTTAGAACCATGCCAAATGTGTGCGGGGGCTTTGTATTGGAGTCAGATTTCTAATATTGTATATGGTGCCAGAGACTTGGAACGTGGTTGTATTAATTTGAACACCAAGTTGCATCCAAAAACTGTTATAAAGGGTGGAGTTATGGAAGTTGAAGCTTCAGAACTTTTGAAGCGTTTTTTTATTGAAAGACGTAATTTGAACTGATTTTTTATTAAAGTTTATAGCGTTTAATTTTTGAATACGGATTACTGTGATTGAACATGGTTAACTTTTATTCTTCTCGCGTTCACGCATTTTATCTAAATTTTCCTTGGTAAGCATGTAATCTTGTACATTTTTATCTTTCCAGCGGTAATAGGAAAATAAAGGGAACACAATTAAAAAAAGACCGCTTACTCCAAATCCAATCAACTTTTGAGAGTATTCCGATTCTAAAAAAAAACCAGCAAAGATACTTCCAAATGCGGCTAAAAATAATAAAATAATAAGGTACTTCATTTATATATAGTATTCAGATTAATTCTCTTTAGTGTGATTAATTAACTGTCGTCTATAAGCTGTGAGCAGTTTTGATTTTGATATAAATCCAAAATACATACCATCTTTTATAACCGGTAAATTCCAAGCACTACTATCTTGAAATTTTTGCATAATATCGGTCATTTTATCTTTTTCTAGTTCTATTATTTCGGGTGCCGGTTGCATAATATCGGTTGCCGTCACATCCTTGTATAACGTTTGGTCGAACATAATGGGACGCAAATCATCTAGCAAAATAACACCAAGTAACTTTCGATTTTTTTCACTAACCACTGGAAAGATATTTCGATTCGATTTTACAATGGCTTGATGTACTATGTCACCTAAATTCA
The genomic region above belongs to Mariniflexile litorale and contains:
- a CDS encoding nucleoside deaminase, translating into MIEPFDDTYFMKKALQEAEMAFEKGEIPVGAVVVIDNRVIARGHNLTETLTDVTAHAEMQAITAASNFLGGKYLKNCTLYVTLEPCQMCAGALYWSQISNIVYGARDLERGCINLNTKLHPKTVIKGGVMEVEASELLKRFFIERRNLN
- the dxs gene encoding 1-deoxy-D-xylulose-5-phosphate synthase, producing MSGFLKHINNPKELRLLNQKDLPQLAEELREFIINIVATKEGHLGASLGVVELTIALHYVFNTPEDQLIWDVGHQAYGHKILTGRKDLFHTNRQIGGISGFPKRDESIYDAFGVGHASTSISAALGMAIASQLKGDLEKQHIAVIGDASIAGGLAFEGLNHAGVTNANLLVILNDNAIGIDPSVGALKQYLTNVKKGIHRKNNIIKALNIDYSGPIDGHDIIKVISELKRLKSVKGPKFLHVITTKGKGLRQAEEDQVTYHAPGKFDASTGNIISKIPSEFTKYQDIFGYTIVELAKQNKYIVGITPAMPTGSSLKYMMDEMPDRAFDVGIAEQHAVTLAAGMATQGLIPFCNIYSTFLQRAYDQIIHDVALQKLPVIFCLDRAGLVGEDGATHHGVFDISFLRCIPNLIIFAPRNEVELRNIMYTAQLGLKQPIAIRYPRGTGVTVNWKQPFEKIDIGKGIQLKDGNNLAILSIGTIAKNVSEAILNLEVSHYDMRFVKPLDETLLHAIFKEYKTIITVEDNSIKGGFGSVILEFAVINNYKNTINILGIPDTFIEHGSVTELQKSIGLDPESLTKYFRLFF